Proteins found in one Pseudoxanthomonas sp. SL93 genomic segment:
- a CDS encoding TRZ/ATZ family hydrolase, whose amino-acid sequence MSDRTLDACDLLIEAGFVVPVVPHGVVLEDHAVAVRDGRIVAVLPIGEARARFQPRQVVSRPEAALIPGLVNTHTHNPMTLLRGVADDLPLKVWLQQHIWPIEAAVISPDFVADGISLAIAEMLRGGTTCVNENYFFPDVQAATYKRHGFRARVGLPVIDFPTAWAKSDDEYFERAGEVHDQWRDDALIATAFAPHAPYTVNDANFERVRMLADQLDLPVHLHLHETAQEVQQSQEQYGQRPIARLDRLGLFNDRLIAVHMTQLTDAEIHLCAERGVSVVHCPESNLKLASGFCPACALERAGVNVAIGTDGCASNNDLDMFSETRTAALLAKAVAQDAAGFDAATALRAATLGGAKAIGFDHLVGSIEPGKQADLACVDLSALETQPLHHVISQLIYATGRQQVTDVWIAGQPKLAQRELVGIDMAGVLANARQWRERIAGIRLS is encoded by the coding sequence ATGAGCGACCGCACCCTTGACGCCTGCGACCTGTTGATCGAAGCCGGCTTCGTGGTGCCGGTGGTGCCGCACGGGGTGGTGCTGGAAGACCATGCCGTCGCCGTCCGCGACGGCCGGATCGTCGCGGTGCTGCCCATCGGCGAAGCGCGCGCGCGCTTCCAGCCCCGCCAGGTGGTCTCCCGCCCCGAGGCGGCGCTGATCCCGGGGCTGGTCAACACGCATACCCACAACCCGATGACGCTGCTGCGCGGTGTCGCCGACGACCTGCCGTTGAAGGTGTGGCTGCAGCAGCACATCTGGCCGATCGAAGCGGCGGTGATCTCGCCGGATTTCGTCGCCGACGGCATCAGCTTGGCCATCGCCGAGATGCTGCGCGGGGGCACCACCTGCGTCAACGAGAACTACTTCTTCCCGGACGTGCAGGCCGCCACCTACAAGCGCCACGGCTTCCGCGCGCGCGTGGGCCTGCCGGTGATCGATTTCCCAACCGCGTGGGCCAAGAGCGACGACGAGTATTTCGAACGCGCGGGCGAAGTGCACGACCAGTGGCGCGATGACGCGCTCATCGCGACCGCTTTCGCCCCGCATGCGCCGTACACGGTCAACGATGCCAATTTCGAGCGCGTCCGCATGCTGGCCGACCAGTTGGACCTGCCGGTGCACCTGCACCTGCACGAGACCGCGCAGGAAGTGCAGCAGTCGCAGGAACAGTACGGCCAGCGCCCCATCGCGCGGCTCGACCGGCTGGGTCTGTTCAACGACCGCCTGATCGCGGTGCACATGACCCAGCTGACCGACGCCGAGATCCACCTGTGCGCCGAGCGCGGCGTCAGCGTGGTGCATTGCCCGGAGTCGAACCTGAAACTGGCATCGGGCTTCTGCCCCGCCTGCGCGCTGGAGCGCGCAGGGGTGAACGTGGCCATCGGTACGGACGGCTGCGCCAGCAACAACGACCTGGACATGTTCAGCGAAACCCGCACCGCGGCCCTGCTCGCCAAGGCGGTGGCGCAGGACGCGGCCGGCTTCGACGCCGCCACCGCGCTGCGGGCGGCCACGCTGGGCGGCGCCAAGGCGATCGGGTTCGACCATCTGGTCGGCTCCATCGAGCCGGGCAAGCAGGCCGACCTGGCCTGCGTTGACCTGTCGGCGCTGGAAACCCAGCCGCTGCACCACGTGATCTCGCAGCTGATCTACGCCACCGGCCGCCAGCAGGTCACCGACGTGTGGATCGCCGGACAGCCGAAGCTGGCGCAGCGCGAACTGGTCGGCATCGACATGGCGGGCGTCCTCGCCAATGCACGGCAGTGGCGCGAACGGATCGCCGGCATCCGCTTGTCCTGA
- the efp gene encoding elongation factor P, whose product MASYGMNDVKNGMKILINNEPAIISDTEYVKPGKGQAFTRVKYRLIKSGRVQEITMKSTDSVEAADVVDTDMQYLYTDGEYWHFMQQETFEQVQADKAGMGGAEKWLKGEEDCVVTLWNGNPIQVTPPNFVELQITETDPGVKGDTAGTGGKPATLETGAVVRVPLFVGQEEIIKVDTRTGEYVSRVK is encoded by the coding sequence ATGGCCAGTTACGGCATGAACGACGTCAAGAACGGGATGAAGATCCTGATCAACAACGAACCGGCAATCATCAGCGACACCGAGTACGTCAAGCCCGGCAAGGGCCAGGCCTTCACCCGCGTGAAGTACCGCCTGATCAAGAGCGGCCGCGTGCAGGAAATCACCATGAAGAGCACCGACTCGGTCGAGGCCGCGGACGTGGTGGATACCGACATGCAGTACCTGTACACGGATGGCGAGTACTGGCACTTCATGCAGCAGGAAACCTTCGAGCAGGTGCAAGCCGACAAGGCCGGCATGGGCGGCGCCGAGAAGTGGCTGAAGGGCGAGGAAGACTGCGTGGTCACGCTGTGGAACGGCAACCCGATCCAGGTGACGCCGCCGAACTTCGTCGAGCTTCAGATCACCGAGACCGACCCGGGCGTCAAGGGCGATACCGCCGGCACCGGTGGCAAGCCGGCCACGCTGGAAACGGGCGCGGTCGTGCGCGTGCCGCTGTTCGTCGGCCAGGAAGAAATCATCAAGGTCGACACCCGTACCGGCGAATACGTCAGCCGCGTGAAGTGA
- the epmB gene encoding EF-P beta-lysylation protein EpmB, with the protein MITAAPSPRQPAPLTPPRWQQAWRDAVRDPRELLALLGLEALAGRISDEAAAQFPLRVPRGFVARMRHGDAADPLLRQVLPLDDEMRPVPGFGLDAVGDAAAKKATGVIQKYQGRALLVATGSCAVNCRYCFRRHFPYAEETAARDGWRDAVALIRADSGIDEVLLSGGDPLSLATPKLAELTDALAGIPHLRRLRIHSRLPVVLPERIDDGLLAWLSSLPWPVALVIHANHANEFDAGVDAALARLRQAGVHLLNQAVLLRGVNDSVDALAALSERCFAAGVLPYYLHQLDRVAGVAHFEVDDDRARDLHAALAARLSGYLVPRLVREVQGDTGKRPL; encoded by the coding sequence ATGATAACCGCTGCCCCCAGCCCCCGACAGCCTGCCCCCCTGACGCCGCCCCGGTGGCAGCAGGCGTGGCGCGATGCCGTGCGCGATCCGCGCGAGCTGCTGGCGCTGCTGGGGCTGGAGGCACTGGCCGGACGCATTTCCGACGAGGCCGCCGCCCAGTTCCCGCTGCGGGTACCGCGGGGTTTCGTCGCCCGCATGCGGCACGGCGATGCCGCCGACCCATTACTGCGCCAGGTACTGCCGCTGGACGATGAAATGCGCCCGGTTCCCGGCTTTGGCCTGGACGCGGTGGGCGACGCAGCGGCAAAGAAGGCCACCGGCGTCATCCAGAAATACCAGGGCCGCGCGCTGCTGGTGGCCACCGGCAGTTGTGCGGTGAACTGCCGCTACTGCTTCCGCCGCCACTTCCCGTATGCCGAGGAAACCGCCGCGCGCGATGGCTGGCGCGACGCCGTTGCGCTGATCCGCGCCGACTCCGGCATCGACGAGGTGCTGCTGTCCGGCGGTGATCCGCTGTCGCTGGCCACGCCCAAGCTGGCCGAACTGACCGATGCGCTGGCCGGCATCCCGCACCTCAGGCGCCTGCGCATCCACAGCCGGCTGCCGGTGGTGCTGCCGGAGCGGATCGACGACGGGCTGCTGGCCTGGCTGTCCTCGCTGCCGTGGCCGGTTGCGCTGGTCATCCACGCCAACCACGCCAACGAGTTCGATGCCGGCGTCGATGCCGCCCTTGCCCGCCTGCGCCAGGCTGGCGTGCACCTGCTCAACCAGGCCGTGCTGCTGCGCGGCGTCAACGACAGCGTGGACGCGCTGGCGGCGCTGAGCGAGCGCTGCTTCGCCGCCGGCGTGCTGCCGTACTACCTGCATCAGCTGGACCGCGTGGCCGGCGTGGCGCATTTCGAAGTGGACGACGACCGCGCCCGCGACCTGCACGCCGCGCTGGCGGCCCGCCTGTCCGGCTACCTGGTGCCGCGGCTGGTCCGCGAGGTCCAGGGCGACACCGGCAAGCGCCCCCTGTAA
- a CDS encoding EAL domain-containing protein yields the protein MQIGKDTTLRLTLVDDSGEDAEAVVSALRNSGIAVRPLRPLDPAELQQMVAGQPMDLVLASRAAKGIPLASVLSQVDASGKDIPVIVLADAVTEADLLADQAAGARAVALRGKFDHLLAVLRREWSDLDARRSQRRLEGQLRETERRCDALISSSRDPIAYIHEGMHIRANDAYLEMFGFESFEDVEGLSLLDLIGPQYVNDFKALLKKLSKGEPPPPRFELEARSMDGDSFPATLEFATATYEGEACVQVVFRRREEFDPELAREVEDLRQRDMVTGLMNRPTFLRELETAVAQVARGEDQFALLLIEPDHYQRLLQDIGIDSADALVAALAARLSEKLEGATTAARFGERTFAVLLQGNHAHTAALAEKLRASFASHVFNVGERSASVTASIGGVQIGEKIASVGQVLTRATDTLQTATNLGGNRFEIFDPGAVDRAEEERVQSWITRLKEALGDGSFRLHYQPVVSLQGEPGEVYEALLRLESNGELVAPQSFIGIAEEHGLLDAIDRWVVNRAIEVLAERKRAGHDTRLVVKVSPASFADNRLLQLIAQQLAALDVPGERLWLQTPEAKVFTHLRQAQAFQSGAAKLGCRVGLEHFGAGLDSFQLLSHFEPTFLKIDRVFSEELGKTPEHQQKIREITERAQALGIMTVAEHVQDAATMAFLFTSGVDYVEGNFLAAPGPAMSYDFS from the coding sequence ATGCAGATCGGCAAAGACACCACGCTACGACTGACCCTGGTTGACGACAGTGGCGAGGATGCGGAAGCCGTCGTCAGCGCCTTGCGCAACAGCGGCATCGCGGTCCGCCCGCTGCGCCCGCTGGACCCCGCCGAACTGCAGCAGATGGTCGCCGGCCAGCCGATGGACCTGGTCCTGGCGTCGCGCGCGGCCAAGGGCATCCCGCTGGCCTCTGTGCTGTCGCAGGTGGACGCCAGCGGCAAGGACATCCCGGTGATCGTGCTGGCCGATGCCGTGACCGAGGCCGACCTGCTGGCCGACCAGGCCGCCGGCGCCCGCGCGGTCGCCCTGCGCGGCAAGTTCGACCACCTGCTGGCCGTGCTTCGCCGCGAATGGTCCGACCTGGACGCGCGCCGCTCGCAGCGCCGCCTGGAAGGCCAGCTGCGCGAAACCGAGCGTCGATGCGACGCGCTGATCTCGTCCTCGCGCGACCCCATCGCCTACATCCACGAAGGCATGCACATCCGGGCCAACGACGCCTACCTTGAGATGTTCGGCTTCGAATCCTTCGAGGACGTGGAAGGCCTGTCGCTGCTGGACCTGATCGGCCCGCAGTACGTCAACGACTTCAAGGCCCTGCTGAAGAAGCTCAGCAAGGGCGAACCGCCGCCGCCGCGCTTCGAACTGGAAGCGCGCAGCATGGACGGCGACAGTTTCCCCGCCACGCTCGAGTTCGCCACCGCCACCTACGAAGGCGAGGCCTGCGTGCAGGTGGTGTTCCGCCGCCGCGAGGAGTTCGACCCCGAGCTGGCGCGCGAAGTGGAAGACCTGCGCCAGCGCGACATGGTCACTGGCCTGATGAACCGCCCCACGTTCCTGCGCGAACTGGAAACCGCGGTGGCGCAGGTCGCCCGGGGCGAAGACCAGTTCGCCCTGCTGCTGATCGAACCGGACCACTACCAGCGCCTGCTGCAGGACATCGGCATCGACTCGGCCGACGCCCTGGTGGCGGCACTGGCGGCACGCCTGTCGGAAAAACTGGAAGGCGCCACCACCGCCGCGCGTTTCGGCGAGCGCACCTTCGCCGTGCTGCTGCAGGGCAACCATGCGCACACGGCGGCCCTGGCCGAGAAACTGCGTGCCTCGTTCGCTTCCCACGTGTTCAACGTCGGCGAGCGCTCGGCGTCGGTGACGGCCAGCATCGGCGGCGTGCAGATCGGCGAGAAGATCGCCAGCGTCGGCCAGGTGCTGACGCGCGCCACGGATACCCTGCAGACCGCCACCAACCTGGGCGGCAACCGGTTCGAGATCTTCGACCCCGGCGCGGTCGACCGCGCCGAGGAAGAGCGCGTGCAGAGCTGGATCACCCGCCTGAAGGAAGCACTGGGCGATGGCAGTTTCCGCCTGCACTACCAGCCCGTGGTCAGCCTGCAGGGCGAGCCCGGCGAAGTGTACGAAGCACTGCTGCGCCTGGAATCCAACGGCGAACTGGTCGCGCCGCAGTCGTTCATCGGCATCGCCGAGGAACACGGCCTGCTGGACGCGATCGACCGCTGGGTGGTGAACCGCGCCATCGAAGTGCTCGCCGAACGCAAGCGCGCCGGTCACGACACGCGGCTGGTGGTGAAGGTCAGCCCGGCCTCGTTTGCCGACAACCGCCTGCTGCAGCTGATCGCGCAGCAGCTGGCGGCGCTGGACGTACCCGGCGAGCGCCTGTGGCTGCAGACGCCGGAGGCCAAGGTGTTCACCCACCTGCGGCAGGCGCAGGCCTTCCAGTCCGGCGCGGCCAAGCTCGGCTGCCGGGTAGGCCTGGAGCACTTCGGTGCGGGCCTGGACTCGTTCCAGCTGCTGTCGCACTTCGAACCGACCTTCCTCAAGATCGACCGCGTCTTCAGCGAGGAACTGGGCAAGACCCCGGAACACCAGCAGAAGATCCGCGAGATCACCGAACGCGCGCAGGCGCTGGGCATCATGACGGTGGCCGAACACGTGCAGGACGCGGCGACCATGGCGTTCCTGTTCACCTCCGGCGTGGACTACGTGGAAGGCAACTTCCTGGCTGCGCCCGGCCCGGCGATGAGCTACGACTTCAGCTGA
- the htpX gene encoding protease HtpX, with product MFTRIALFLATNLAVMVLAGIVMSLLGVNSSQMGGLLVMAAVFGFGGSLISLLTSKWMAKRATGAQVITQPRNDAERWLVATVQRQAQAAGIGMPEVAIYDAPEINAFATGANRNNALVAVSTGLLRAMNQDEAEAVLAHEVSHVANGDMVTMALLQGVLNTFVIVLARVVGGIVDGFLSGNREGEGRGFAYYIIVMVLELVFGLFATMIAMWFSRRREFRADHGGATLAGRQKMIAALERLSQQHRPSTLPAQVEAFGIAGGIGHGLKKLFLSHPPLEERIATLRAQQGTFA from the coding sequence GTGTTCACTCGCATCGCCCTGTTCCTCGCCACCAACCTGGCCGTGATGGTGCTGGCGGGTATCGTCATGTCGTTGCTTGGCGTCAATTCCAGCCAGATGGGCGGCCTGCTGGTGATGGCGGCCGTGTTCGGCTTCGGTGGCTCGCTGATTTCCCTGCTGACGTCCAAGTGGATGGCCAAGCGCGCGACCGGCGCGCAGGTCATCACCCAGCCGCGCAATGACGCCGAACGATGGCTGGTGGCCACCGTGCAGCGGCAGGCGCAGGCGGCCGGCATCGGCATGCCGGAGGTCGCCATCTACGACGCCCCGGAGATCAACGCCTTCGCCACCGGCGCCAACCGCAACAATGCGCTGGTGGCGGTGTCCACCGGCCTGCTGCGTGCGATGAACCAGGACGAGGCCGAGGCCGTGCTGGCCCACGAGGTCAGTCACGTCGCCAACGGCGACATGGTCACCATGGCGCTGCTGCAGGGCGTGCTGAACACCTTCGTCATCGTGCTGGCCCGCGTGGTCGGCGGCATCGTGGACGGTTTCCTGTCCGGCAATCGCGAAGGCGAGGGCCGTGGTTTCGCCTACTACATCATCGTGATGGTGCTGGAACTGGTGTTCGGCCTGTTCGCCACGATGATCGCGATGTGGTTCTCGCGCCGTCGCGAGTTCCGCGCCGACCATGGTGGCGCCACGCTGGCGGGCCGGCAGAAGATGATCGCCGCGCTGGAGCGCCTGTCGCAGCAGCATCGCCCGAGCACGCTGCCGGCGCAGGTGGAAGCCTTCGGCATCGCCGGCGGCATCGGCCATGGCCTGAAGAAGCTGTTCCTGAGCCATCCGCCGCTGGAAGAACGCATCGCCACGCTGCGCGCGCAGCAGGGCACGTTTGCCTGA
- the gluQRS gene encoding tRNA glutamyl-Q(34) synthetase GluQRS, translating to MTGPVPYRGRFAPSPTGRLHFGSLVAALGSWLLARHHRGEWLVRVEDLDPPREVAGAAHAQLETLGAFGMVSDGPVLWQSRRHAAYQQAVDQLLDGGAAFFCRCSRSDLAAVDGIHRRCVASDSRRLPAIRLRVDDAAQVAFDDGLQGRIVQDVAREVGDVVLRRADGYWAYQLAVVVDDHAQGITDVVRGADLLDSTPRQILLQQALGLPTPRYLHLPLIVDAQGQKLSKSMAALPVDDDAPLSALAAAWQVLGQRPGAVAGLSSVSGWMAAASANFQPETLPKVTSTTFAALHNTAVARAV from the coding sequence ATGACCGGACCCGTCCCCTACCGCGGCCGCTTTGCGCCCTCACCCACCGGACGCCTGCATTTCGGCTCGCTGGTGGCGGCGCTGGGCAGCTGGCTGCTGGCGCGGCATCACCGCGGCGAGTGGCTGGTGCGGGTGGAAGACCTCGATCCGCCACGCGAAGTGGCGGGCGCCGCGCACGCGCAACTGGAAACCCTGGGCGCATTCGGCATGGTCTCCGATGGCCCGGTGCTGTGGCAGAGCCGGCGGCACGCGGCCTACCAGCAGGCCGTGGACCAGCTGCTCGACGGCGGCGCCGCGTTCTTCTGCCGCTGCAGCCGTTCCGACCTGGCGGCCGTGGACGGCATCCATCGGCGCTGCGTCGCCTCCGACAGCCGCCGCCTGCCCGCCATCCGGCTGCGGGTGGACGACGCGGCGCAGGTCGCGTTCGACGATGGCCTGCAAGGCCGCATCGTGCAGGACGTCGCCCGCGAGGTGGGCGATGTGGTGCTCCGCCGCGCGGATGGCTACTGGGCCTATCAGCTGGCCGTGGTGGTCGATGACCATGCGCAGGGCATCACCGACGTCGTGCGCGGCGCCGACCTGCTGGACTCCACGCCCCGGCAGATCCTGCTGCAGCAGGCACTCGGCCTGCCGACGCCCCGCTACCTGCACCTGCCGCTGATCGTGGATGCGCAGGGACAGAAACTGTCCAAGTCGATGGCCGCGCTGCCGGTCGACGACGATGCGCCGCTGTCCGCGCTGGCCGCGGCCTGGCAGGTGTTGGGACAGCGGCCCGGGGCGGTCGCCGGCCTCTCTTCCGTGTCGGGCTGGATGGCCGCCGCTTCGGCGAATTTCCAGCCGGAAACCCTGCCCAAAGTGACTTCCACGACTTTCGCTGCATTGCACAACACCGCTGTCGCACGCGCTGTCTAG
- the phbB gene encoding acetoacetyl-CoA reductase, translating into MTSRVVLVTGGTGGIGTAICKKLADMGHKVATNYRNEEKARAWQAQMKTDGYDIALVKGDVTSPDEADAMVKEVERTLGPVEVLINNAGITRDGTFHKMSATQWGDVINTNLNSVFNVTRPVIDGMRERKWGRIIQISSINGLKGQYGQANYAAAKAGMHGFTISLARENAKLGITVNTVSPGYVATDMVMAVPEEVRAKIAADIPTGRLGKPEEIAYAVAFLVDEQAAWITGSNLDINGGHHMGW; encoded by the coding sequence ATGACATCGCGCGTCGTCCTGGTCACCGGTGGCACCGGGGGTATCGGTACCGCCATCTGCAAGAAGCTGGCGGACATGGGCCACAAGGTCGCCACCAATTACCGCAACGAAGAAAAGGCCCGTGCCTGGCAGGCGCAGATGAAGACCGACGGCTACGACATCGCACTGGTCAAGGGCGACGTGACCTCGCCCGACGAAGCCGACGCCATGGTGAAGGAAGTCGAACGCACCCTGGGCCCGGTCGAAGTGCTGATCAACAACGCCGGCATCACGCGCGACGGCACCTTCCACAAGATGAGCGCCACGCAGTGGGGCGACGTCATCAACACCAACCTCAACTCGGTGTTCAACGTCACCCGCCCCGTCATCGACGGCATGCGCGAGCGCAAGTGGGGCCGCATCATCCAGATCAGTTCGATCAACGGCCTGAAGGGCCAGTACGGCCAGGCCAACTACGCCGCCGCCAAGGCCGGCATGCACGGCTTCACGATTTCGCTGGCGCGCGAGAACGCCAAGCTCGGCATCACCGTCAACACGGTCTCGCCCGGATACGTGGCCACCGACATGGTGATGGCGGTGCCGGAGGAAGTGCGCGCCAAGATCGCCGCCGACATCCCCACCGGCCGCCTGGGCAAGCCGGAAGAGATCGCCTACGCCGTCGCCTTCCTGGTCGACGAGCAGGCCGCGTGGATCACCGGGTCCAACCTGGACATCAACGGCGGCCACCACATGGGCTGGTAA
- the phaR gene encoding polyhydroxyalkanoate synthesis repressor PhaR: MAAIRIIKKYPNRRLYDTEISSYITIEDVRQLIVDGEDFEVRDAKSGDDLTRTVLLQIISEQEQDGEPVLSTQLLSQIIRFYGDSLQGFMGNYLERSMQLFMEQQQQFRSQMGSLLGQTPWTMMNQLTERNMELWQEFQRNLTGGMGRPTTVKPKETPRETPKTRAR; the protein is encoded by the coding sequence ATGGCTGCGATCCGCATCATCAAGAAGTACCCCAACCGCCGTCTCTACGACACGGAGATCTCCAGCTACATCACCATTGAAGACGTCCGCCAGCTGATCGTCGACGGCGAGGATTTCGAGGTACGCGACGCCAAGAGCGGCGACGACCTGACCCGCACCGTACTGCTGCAGATCATCAGCGAACAGGAACAGGACGGCGAACCCGTGCTGTCCACGCAGCTGCTCAGCCAGATCATCCGTTTCTACGGCGACTCGCTGCAGGGCTTCATGGGCAATTACCTCGAGCGCAGCATGCAGCTGTTCATGGAGCAGCAGCAGCAGTTCCGCAGCCAGATGGGCAGCCTGCTGGGCCAGACCCCGTGGACCATGATGAACCAGCTGACCGAGCGCAACATGGAGCTGTGGCAGGAATTCCAGCGCAACCTGACCGGTGGCATGGGCCGCCCCACCACGGTCAAGCCCAAGGAAACCCCGCGCGAAACGCCGAAGACGCGCGCGCGCTGA
- the phbB gene encoding acetoacetyl-CoA reductase encodes MTQRIAVVTGGLGGLGTEICKALALGGRRVIAADLPPSAERLAAFQQHTDGLDVHFAAADVGDFDACAALVQAVHDQHGAVDILVNNAGITRDATLRKMEKAQWDAVLGVNLDSVFNLCRHVVDGMQARGFGRVVNISSVSGQTGNFGQTNYAAAKAGLHGFTMALAREVASKGVTVNSVSPGYVETPMTQAMPSDVRARTVASVPVGRIGQPGDIARAVAFLSADDAGYITGANLPVNGGLFMSF; translated from the coding sequence ATGACACAACGCATTGCCGTGGTGACCGGCGGACTGGGCGGGCTGGGCACGGAGATCTGCAAGGCCCTGGCCCTCGGCGGCCGCCGCGTCATCGCCGCCGACCTGCCGCCCAGCGCGGAACGCCTGGCCGCGTTCCAGCAGCACACCGATGGCCTGGACGTGCATTTCGCCGCCGCCGACGTCGGCGACTTCGACGCCTGCGCCGCGCTCGTGCAGGCGGTGCACGACCAGCACGGCGCCGTGGACATCCTGGTCAACAACGCCGGCATCACCCGCGACGCCACGCTGCGCAAGATGGAAAAAGCGCAGTGGGACGCGGTGCTGGGGGTGAACCTGGACAGCGTGTTCAACCTCTGCCGCCACGTGGTGGACGGCATGCAGGCGCGCGGCTTCGGGCGCGTGGTGAACATCAGTTCGGTCAGCGGCCAGACCGGCAACTTCGGCCAGACCAACTACGCCGCGGCCAAGGCCGGCCTGCACGGCTTCACCATGGCGCTGGCGCGGGAAGTGGCCAGCAAGGGCGTCACCGTCAACAGCGTCTCGCCCGGCTACGTGGAAACCCCGATGACCCAGGCCATGCCCAGCGACGTGCGCGCGCGCACCGTCGCCTCGGTGCCGGTGGGCCGCATCGGCCAGCCCGGCGACATCGCCCGCGCGGTGGCCTTCCTGTCCGCGGACGATGCCGGCTACATCACCGGCGCCAACCTGCCGGTCAATGGCGGGCTGTTCATGAGCTTCTGA
- a CDS encoding phage tail protein: MAQLRERPYPGMNFLVDLGTGDDGPGSGVAEVVFPEARLQLNEYRNGNDKASESMKLSTLTHYDDLVLRRGVTGSLSWYQWWSEARDGGDARRDISVTLLDEQGSAVLRWRFLRARPAAYRTSPMDAAVAETLFETLEIAFERFEME, from the coding sequence ATGGCCCAGCTGCGCGAACGTCCCTATCCCGGCATGAACTTCCTCGTCGACCTCGGCACGGGTGACGACGGCCCCGGCAGTGGGGTAGCCGAGGTGGTGTTCCCCGAGGCGCGCCTGCAGCTCAACGAGTACCGCAACGGCAACGACAAGGCCAGCGAATCGATGAAGCTTTCGACGCTGACGCACTACGACGATCTGGTGCTGCGCCGTGGCGTGACCGGTTCGCTGTCGTGGTACCAGTGGTGGAGCGAAGCGCGCGACGGCGGGGATGCGCGACGCGACATCAGCGTGACGCTGCTGGACGAGCAGGGCAGTGCGGTGCTGCGCTGGCGCTTCCTGCGGGCGCGTCCGGCGGCATATCGCACCTCGCCGATGGATGCGGCGGTGGCGGAGACGCTGTTCGAAACGCTGGAGATCGCGTTCGAGCGTTTCGAGATGGAGTAG
- a CDS encoding VOC family protein: protein MSHIIPMQPVRHLPRAIAFYEQLGFAVEDRRDDWGWAKLRWGDCRVMLDQSINAASDAPRVAVLYLYPDDLEAFHARARANGLDAPDLDTTFYGMREFRIDDPDGNRLWIGQASSTP, encoded by the coding sequence ATGTCCCACATCATCCCCATGCAACCCGTCCGCCACCTGCCGCGGGCGATCGCGTTCTACGAACAGCTGGGCTTCGCGGTGGAAGACAGGCGCGACGACTGGGGCTGGGCGAAGCTGCGCTGGGGTGACTGCCGGGTGATGCTGGACCAGTCGATCAACGCGGCCAGCGATGCGCCGCGTGTCGCGGTGCTGTACCTGTACCCCGACGACCTCGAGGCCTTCCATGCACGGGCGCGTGCGAACGGCCTGGACGCGCCCGACCTGGACACCACGTTCTACGGCATGCGCGAGTTCCGTATCGATGATCCGGACGGCAACCGCTTGTGGATCGGGCAGGCGTCCTCAACGCCGTGA
- a CDS encoding SRPBCC domain-containing protein — protein MKALVLPLLVIAMALAPHAQAEIKDMKPNGFTLENTQWVPVDAQTAYASLVKDVGQWWPADHSWWGDASKLSISDKAGGCFCEINGAQQAWHMTVTFVDPGKLLRMTGGLGPLQGMGLDGALEWRFVEENNGTRITLWYRAGGYTPDDLGKFAPVVDKVQGQQLGGLAEHLRKRAGAR, from the coding sequence ATGAAGGCGCTGGTCCTGCCCCTGCTGGTCATCGCGATGGCGCTGGCGCCGCACGCGCAGGCCGAGATCAAGGACATGAAGCCCAACGGCTTCACCCTGGAGAATACGCAATGGGTGCCGGTGGACGCGCAGACCGCCTACGCCTCGCTGGTGAAGGACGTGGGCCAGTGGTGGCCCGCCGACCACAGCTGGTGGGGCGATGCCTCGAAGCTTTCCATCAGCGACAAGGCCGGCGGCTGCTTCTGCGAGATCAACGGCGCGCAGCAGGCCTGGCACATGACGGTGACCTTCGTGGACCCCGGCAAACTGCTGCGCATGACCGGTGGCCTGGGCCCGCTGCAGGGCATGGGCCTGGATGGTGCGCTGGAATGGCGCTTCGTCGAAGAGAACAACGGCACCCGCATCACCCTGTGGTACCGCGCCGGCGGTTACACGCCGGACGATCTGGGCAAATTCGCACCGGTCGTGGACAAGGTGCAGGGACAACAGCTGGGCGGACTGGCGGAGCATCTGCGCAAGCGGGCCGGTGCGCGCTGA